The Bombus huntii isolate Logan2020A chromosome 11, iyBomHunt1.1, whole genome shotgun sequence genome includes a window with the following:
- the LOC126871314 gene encoding uncharacterized protein LOC126871314 — MVLMRELIQTLAHKPGEQRPSTESKDATLPRFDPEGAGADPSAWCSHADLILKDHPMQDSALLSALNRALRGPAAHWLSQMVRGGKLTWPTFKEQFLSRFGDRETAASALIRISRERPSETESPGAYGSRLRSMLQMKLQDLTMPEVINALALYILSSQDRRFRRLTLANIRTEDQFYDE, encoded by the coding sequence ATGGTCCTTATGCGCGAGTTAATTCAGACGCTAGCGCACAAACCGGGGGAGCAAAGACCGAGTACGGAATCTAAGGATGCAACGTTACCACGTTTTGACCCCGAAGGCGCGGGCGCCGATCCATCCGCGTGGTGCTCTCATGCTGATCTGATTTTGAAAGACCACCCGATGCAAGATAGTGCGTTACTTTCCGCTCTAAATCGCGCCCTAAGGGGTCCTGCTGCGCATTGGCTTTCACAAATGGTGCGCGGTGGAAAGCTTACCTGGCCAacgtttaaggaacaatttctttcgcgttttgGTGACAGAGAGACAGCCGCTTCGGCGTTAATAAGGATATCCAGAGAACGACCGTCGGAGACTGAATCCCCGGGAGCGTACGGTAGTCGCCTCCGCTCCATGCTGCAGATGAAGTTGCAAGATCTAACGATGCCCGAAGTGATCAATGCCCTCGCCCTTTATATACTGAGTTCACAAGATCGACGCTTTCGGCGACTAACGCTCGCGAATATCAGGACGGAGGACCAATTTTATGATGAA